From one Streptococcus pneumoniae genomic stretch:
- the tsf gene encoding translation elongation factor Ts, translating to MAEITAKLVKELREKSGAGVMDAKKALVEVDGDIEKAIELLREKGMAKAAKKADRVAAEGLTGVYVDGNVAAVVEVNAETDFVAKNAQFVELVNETAKVIAEGKPANNEEALALTMPSGETLEAAYVNATATIGEKISFRRFALIEKTDAQAFGAYQHNGGRIGVISVIEGGDEALAKQVSMHIAAMKPTVLSYKELDEQFVKDELAQLNHAIEQDNESRAMVGKPALPFLKYGSKAQLSDEVIAQAEEDIKVELAAEGKPEKIWDKILPGKMDRFMLDNTKVDQAYTLLAQVYIMDDSKTVEAYLDSVNASVVTFARFEVGEGIEKAANDFESEVAATMAAALGK from the coding sequence ATGGCAGAAATTACAGCTAAGCTTGTAAAAGAATTGCGTGAAAAATCTGGTGCTGGTGTCATGGACGCTAAAAAAGCCCTTGTTGAAGTAGATGGAGACATCGAAAAAGCGATTGAATTGCTTCGTGAAAAAGGAATGGCAAAAGCAGCTAAGAAAGCTGACCGTGTAGCAGCAGAAGGTTTGACTGGTGTTTACGTGGACGGAAACGTAGCAGCAGTTGTTGAGGTAAATGCTGAAACTGACTTCGTTGCGAAAAACGCTCAATTCGTTGAATTGGTAAACGAAACAGCAAAAGTAATCGCAGAAGGTAAACCAGCGAACAACGAAGAAGCACTTGCTCTTACAATGCCTTCAGGTGAAACTCTTGAAGCAGCTTATGTAAATGCAACTGCAACTATCGGAGAAAAAATCTCATTCCGCCGTTTTGCTTTGATTGAAAAAACAGATGCACAAGCATTTGGTGCTTACCAACACAATGGTGGACGTATCGGTGTTATCTCTGTTATCGAAGGTGGCGACGAAGCTCTTGCAAAACAAGTATCAATGCACATCGCTGCGATGAAACCAACTGTTCTTTCATACAAAGAATTGGATGAGCAATTTGTAAAAGATGAATTGGCACAATTGAACCATGCGATTGAGCAAGATAATGAAAGCCGTGCAATGGTTGGTAAACCAGCTCTTCCATTCTTGAAATACGGTTCAAAAGCTCAATTGTCTGATGAAGTGATTGCACAAGCAGAAGAAGATATCAAGGTAGAATTGGCTGCTGAAGGTAAACCAGAAAAAATCTGGGACAAAATCCTTCCAGGTAAAATGGACCGCTTCATGCTTGACAATACGAAAGTTGACCAAGCTTACACACTTCTTGCACAAGTTTACATCATGGACGACAGCAAGACAGTTGAAGCTTACCTTGACTCAGTAAACGCTAGCGTTGTAACATTCGCTCGTTTCGAAGTAGGTGAAGGAATTGAAAAAGCAGCAAACGACTTTGAATCAGAAGTTGCTGCAACAATGGCTGCTGCCCTTGGTAAATAA
- a CDS encoding ACT domain-containing protein gives MLADYHIRIFAVSTYNTDYILVKEEEFARAGDVLAANGYKIV, from the coding sequence ATGTTGGCAGATTATCACATCCGCATTTTTGCGGTATCAACCTATAACACCGACTATATCTTGGTCAAAGAAGAAGAGTTTGCCCGAGCAGGGGATGTTTTAGCAGCAAATGGCTATAAAATTGTGTAG
- a CDS encoding CtsR family transcriptional regulator has translation MGAKNTSDSIEEYIKALLAQVGIAELKRSELADVFQVVPSQINYVLKTRFTESRGYIVESKRGGGGYIRIGKVEFSNHHDMLCELMSSIGEQVSQQVFEDVLQMLFEKGVMTRQEGSLLMSVALDSVLGEGAEKIRARMLKRILQQVDRKGM, from the coding sequence ATGGGCGCAAAAAATACATCAGATAGTATTGAAGAATATATCAAGGCCTTGCTTGCGCAAGTTGGGATTGCAGAGCTCAAGCGTAGTGAGTTGGCAGACGTCTTTCAGGTCGTTCCGAGCCAGATTAACTATGTCTTAAAGACACGTTTTACGGAAAGTCGTGGCTATATTGTAGAGAGTAAGCGTGGCGGTGGTGGCTATATCCGTATCGGAAAAGTCGAGTTTTCCAATCACCACGATATGCTTTGTGAGTTGATGAGTAGCATCGGCGAGCAAGTCAGTCAGCAGGTCTTTGAGGATGTGCTGCAAATGCTCTTTGAAAAGGGAGTCATGACCAGACAAGAAGGAAGTCTCTTGATGTCCGTTGCCCTAGATTCGGTCTTGGGAGAGGGTGCTGAGAAGATTCGCGCACGCATGTTAAAACGAATTTTGCAACAAGTAGATAGAAAAGGAATGTAG
- a CDS encoding ATP-dependent Clp protease ATP-binding subunit: MKYSKALEQSLASAEVLASHFEAHYLESWQVLMAIANNPYSVAGAVLNDYPLEVDHLEEAAQTVTGKAYQKEPQKRELPYSYRLQELFDMAEKIAVAVHAKSLGTEHVFLAMLLDRATLVSRILEEAGFTYEEKERGIRIADVRKNLSQRAGWDKDDWKAIRSLNKAPNQNKQNMANMMGMPQAQSGGLEDYTRDLTELARAGQLEPVVGRDEEISRMIQILSRKTKNNPVLVGDAGVGKTALALGLAQRVASGQVPGEMAKMRVLELDLMNVVAGTRFRGDFEERMNNIINDIEEDGRVILFIDELHTIMGSGSGIDSTLDAANILKPALARGTLRTVGATTQEEYQKHIEKDAALSRRFAKITIDEPSVADSIRILKGLRESYQSHHKVVISDAAIETAVNYAHRYLTSKHLPDSAIDLLDEAAATVQNKGAKTGSFAQSELTEADVALMDKKFTQVARLLKKELEPHHYILKVEESDILTTLSRLSGIPVQKLSQTDAKKYLSLETELHKRVIGQDAAISAISRAIRRNQSGLKTSKRPIGSFMFLGPTGVGKTELAKALAEILFDDESALIRFDMSEYMEKFAASRLNGAPPGYVGYDEGGELTEKVRNKPYSVLLFDEVEKAHPDIFNVLLQVLDDGVLTDSKGRKVDFSNTLIIMTSNIGATSLRDDKTVGFGAKDLRFDHDMMEKRMLEELKKAYRPEFINRIDEKVVFHSLSSEDMQEVVKVMVKPLIAALAEKGMDLKFQPSALKWLAKEGYDPEMGARPLRRTLQTKVEDPLAELLLKGELAEGQVLKVGVKGDKLKFDVV; this comes from the coding sequence ATGAAGTATTCAAAAGCCTTAGAGCAGAGCTTAGCGTCAGCCGAGGTGCTCGCTAGTCATTTTGAAGCGCACTATTTGGAGTCTTGGCAGGTTTTGATGGCGATTGCTAATAATCCGTATAGTGTAGCTGGAGCAGTATTAAATGATTATCCCTTAGAAGTAGATCATTTAGAAGAAGCAGCTCAGACAGTGACAGGGAAAGCTTATCAAAAAGAACCTCAAAAACGTGAGCTGCCATACTCTTATCGCTTACAAGAGCTTTTTGACATGGCTGAAAAGATTGCAGTAGCGGTTCATGCCAAGAGTCTAGGGACAGAACATGTCTTCTTAGCCATGCTTTTAGATCGAGCAACGCTTGTGTCTCGGATCTTAGAGGAGGCAGGTTTTACCTACGAAGAGAAGGAGCGTGGTATTCGAATCGCTGATGTCCGTAAAAATCTCAGTCAGCGAGCTGGTTGGGACAAGGATGACTGGAAAGCCATTCGTAGTCTCAATAAAGCTCCAAATCAAAACAAGCAAAATATGGCGAATATGATGGGTATGCCACAAGCACAAAGTGGTGGTTTGGAAGACTACACGCGTGATTTGACAGAATTGGCACGAGCTGGTCAGCTAGAGCCTGTGGTTGGACGTGACGAGGAAATCTCACGTATGATTCAAATCTTGAGTCGCAAGACGAAAAATAATCCTGTCTTAGTCGGAGATGCTGGTGTCGGAAAAACAGCTCTAGCCTTGGGATTGGCTCAGCGTGTAGCGAGTGGTCAAGTGCCTGGTGAGATGGCTAAGATGCGAGTTTTGGAGCTTGATTTGATGAATGTCGTTGCTGGCACGCGCTTCCGTGGGGATTTTGAAGAGCGGATGAACAATATCATCAATGATATTGAAGAGGATGGTCGTGTAATTCTCTTTATTGATGAACTCCATACGATTATGGGCTCAGGGAGCGGGATTGACTCCACGCTTGATGCAGCTAATATCTTGAAGCCAGCTCTTGCTCGTGGAACACTGCGGACGGTTGGTGCTACGACGCAAGAAGAGTATCAAAAGCATATTGAAAAAGACGCTGCGCTATCTCGCCGTTTTGCAAAAATCACGATTGATGAACCAAGTGTGGCTGACAGCATTCGCATTTTGAAGGGCTTGCGAGAGAGCTATCAAAGTCATCACAAGGTGGTGATTTCAGATGCAGCCATTGAAACAGCGGTGAATTATGCTCATCGTTATTTGACAAGTAAGCATTTGCCAGATTCGGCGATTGACTTGCTAGATGAGGCAGCAGCTACGGTGCAAAATAAAGGAGCTAAGACTGGTAGCTTCGCTCAGTCTGAGTTGACAGAGGCGGATGTGGCTCTGATGGATAAGAAATTCACTCAGGTAGCTCGTCTATTGAAAAAAGAATTAGAGCCGCACCACTATATCTTGAAAGTGGAAGAATCAGATATTTTAACGACCTTGAGCCGTTTATCAGGTATTCCTGTACAGAAATTGAGCCAAACGGATGCGAAGAAATACTTGAGTTTAGAAACAGAATTGCACAAGCGTGTGATAGGACAAGATGCGGCAATTTCAGCGATTAGTCGTGCCATTCGCCGCAATCAATCAGGTTTGAAAACCAGCAAGCGTCCTATTGGTTCTTTCATGTTCTTAGGACCAACAGGGGTCGGTAAGACAGAGCTTGCTAAGGCTTTGGCAGAAATTCTTTTTGATGATGAGTCAGCTCTTATTCGCTTTGATATGAGTGAGTATATGGAGAAATTTGCAGCGAGCCGCTTGAATGGAGCTCCTCCAGGTTATGTGGGCTACGATGAGGGAGGAGAATTGACGGAGAAGGTCCGCAATAAACCTTACTCAGTGCTTCTTTTTGACGAGGTGGAGAAGGCTCATCCAGATATTTTCAATGTTCTCTTACAAGTGCTTGATGACGGAGTTTTGACCGATAGTAAGGGGCGCAAGGTCGATTTTTCAAATACCTTGATTATCATGACGAGCAATATCGGTGCAACTAGTCTTCGAGATGATAAGACAGTAGGCTTTGGAGCTAAGGATTTGCGCTTTGACCATGACATGATGGAAAAACGTATGTTAGAAGAGTTGAAAAAGGCCTACCGTCCGGAATTTATCAACCGAATTGATGAGAAAGTAGTCTTCCATAGTCTATCTAGCGAAGACATGCAGGAAGTGGTGAAAGTGATGGTGAAACCATTGATTGCAGCACTTGCTGAAAAAGGAATGGACTTGAAATTCCAGCCATCTGCCCTCAAGTGGTTGGCAAAAGAAGGGTACGACCCAGAAATGGGAGCAAGACCTCTCCGCAGAACCTTGCAAACTAAAGTAGAAGATCCATTAGCTGAGCTACTTTTGAAAGGTGAACTAGCAGAAGGGCAAGTCTTAAAAGTAGGTGTCAAAGGCGATAAACTCAAGTTTGATGTTGTTTGA
- the dusB gene encoding tRNA dihydrouridine synthase DusB — MTNLNTPFMIGNVEIPNRTVLAPMAGVTNSAFRTIAKELGAGLVVMEMVSDKGIQYNNEKTLHMLHIDEGENPVSIQLFGSDADSLCRAAEFIQNNTRTDIVDINMGCPVNKIVKNEAGAKWLKDPDKIYHIIHKVQSVLDIPLTVKMRTGWSDTSLAVENALAAESAGVSALAMHGRTREQMYTGHADLETLRDVASALTKIPFIANGDIRSVEEAKQRIEEVGADAVMVGRAAMGNPYIFNQINHYFETGEILPDLSFEDKMKIAYEHLKRLVNLKGEFVAVREFRGLAPHYLRGTSGAAKLRGAISQAQSLEEIENLLQVNA, encoded by the coding sequence GTGACAAATCTTAATACGCCCTTTATGATTGGAAATGTGGAAATTCCCAACCGCACCGTTCTAGCGCCCATGGCTGGTGTGACAAATTCAGCCTTTCGAACCATCGCAAAAGAACTCGGAGCAGGGCTGGTTGTCATGGAAATGGTGTCTGATAAAGGCATTCAGTACAATAACGAAAAGACCCTCCACATGCTTCATATTGATGAGGGAGAAAATCCCGTTTCTATCCAATTATTTGGAAGCGATGCGGATAGCCTCTGCCGTGCGGCGGAATTCATCCAAAACAACACGCGGACAGACATTGTGGATATTAACATGGGCTGCCCTGTAAACAAAATCGTCAAAAACGAGGCTGGTGCTAAATGGCTAAAAGACCCGGATAAGATTTACCACATTATCCACAAGGTGCAATCAGTCCTAGACATTCCACTAACGGTTAAAATGCGAACGGGTTGGTCAGATACGAGCCTTGCTGTGGAAAATGCCCTTGCCGCTGAGAGCGCAGGTGTCTCCGCTCTTGCCATGCATGGACGGACGCGCGAGCAAATGTACACAGGACATGCAGACCTTGAAACTCTTCGTGATGTTGCAAGTGCCTTGACTAAAATTCCATTTATCGCAAATGGTGATATTCGCTCCGTCGAAGAAGCCAAGCAGCGGATCGAGGAAGTTGGTGCCGATGCTGTCATGGTCGGTCGTGCCGCTATGGGAAATCCTTATATCTTCAACCAAATCAATCATTACTTTGAAACAGGGGAAATCCTACCCGACTTGAGCTTTGAAGACAAGATGAAGATTGCTTATGAGCATCTCAAACGTTTGGTCAATCTCAAAGGCGAATTCGTTGCCGTACGCGAATTTCGTGGCTTAGCTCCACACTACCTGCGTGGAACATCTGGTGCCGCAAAACTCCGTGGCGCTATCTCACAAGCCCAAAGCTTGGAGGAAATCGAAAATCTCTTACAGGTGAATGCCTAA
- the hslO gene encoding Hsp33 family molecular chaperone HslO → MDKIIKTISESGSFRAFVLDSTETVRTAQEKHQTLASSTVALGRTLIANQILAANEKGDTKVTVKVLGSSSLGAIISVADTKGNVKGYVQNPGVDIKKTATGEVLVGPFVGNGEFLVITDYGMRNPYHSMTPLITGEIGEDLAYYLTESQQTPSAVGLNILLDEEDKVKIAGGFLVQVLPDAKEAEIARFEKRIQEMPAISTLLESEDHIEALLSAIYGDEAYKRLSEEDLHFKCDCSKERFLNALKTLPTSELEAMKEEDKGAEIICQFCQTDYQFTEEDLEDLIRDKS, encoded by the coding sequence ATGGACAAGATTATTAAAACAATATCAGAAAGCGGCTCTTTTAGAGCCTTTGTGCTAGATAGCACAGAAACTGTCAGAACTGCTCAAGAAAAGCATCAGACCCTTGCTAGCTCAACCGTTGCCTTAGGACGCACCTTGATTGCCAATCAAATCCTTGCAGCGAATGAAAAAGGCGATACTAAAGTAACTGTGAAAGTGCTAGGTTCTAGCTCGCTTGGCGCTATCATTTCCGTTGCAGACACCAAGGGAAATGTTAAGGGCTATGTGCAAAATCCTGGAGTGGATATCAAGAAAACTGCCACTGGTGAAGTCTTGGTAGGACCCTTTGTCGGCAATGGTGAATTTCTCGTCATTACTGACTACGGCATGCGCAACCCTTACCATTCTATGACACCTTTGATCACTGGAGAAATCGGAGAAGACCTTGCCTATTATCTGACCGAAAGTCAGCAAACACCGTCTGCGGTCGGACTCAATATTCTCTTAGATGAAGAGGATAAAGTCAAGATTGCAGGTGGCTTTCTCGTACAGGTCCTTCCCGACGCTAAGGAAGCTGAGATTGCCCGCTTTGAAAAGCGGATTCAGGAAATGCCTGCCATTTCAACCTTGCTAGAGTCAGAAGACCACATCGAAGCTCTTCTTAGCGCCATTTACGGAGATGAAGCTTACAAACGCTTATCTGAGGAAGACTTACATTTCAAATGCGATTGTAGCAAGGAACGCTTCCTCAATGCCCTTAAAACACTTCCAACATCAGAATTGGAAGCGATGAAAGAAGAGGACAAAGGCGCAGAAATCATCTGCCAATTTTGCCAAACCGACTATCAATTTACTGAAGAAGACTTGGAGGACTTGATTCGTGACAAATCTTAA
- a CDS encoding adenylosuccinate synthase translates to MTSVVVVGTQWGDEGKGKITDFLSANAEVIARYQGGDNAGHTIVIDGKKYKLHLIPSGIFFPEKISVIGNGMVVNPKSLVKELNYLHEEGVTTDNLRISDRAHVILPYHIKLDQLQEEAKGDNKIGTTIKGIGPAYMDKAARVGIRIADLLDREIFRERLERNLAEKNRLFEKLYDSTAIAFDEIFEEYYEYGQQIKKYVTDTSVILNDALDQGKRVLFEGAQGVMLDIDQGTYPFVTSSNPVAGGVTIGSGVGPSKIDKVVGVCKAYTSRVGDGPFPTELFDEIGERIREVGHEYGTTTGRPRRVGWFDSVVMRHSRRVSGITNLSLNSIDVLSGLETVKICVAYDLDGKRIDHYPASLEELKRCKPIYEELPGWSEDITGVRSLEDLPENARNYVRRISELVGVRISTFSVGPGREQTNILESVWG, encoded by the coding sequence ATGACATCAGTTGTTGTTGTAGGTACCCAGTGGGGCGACGAAGGTAAAGGAAAAATCACCGACTTTTTGTCTGCTAATGCAGAAGTGATTGCACGTTACCAAGGTGGTGACAATGCAGGTCATACGATTGTCATCGATGGCAAAAAATACAAGTTGCACTTGATTCCGTCAGGGATTTTCTTCCCAGAAAAAATTTCGGTTATTGGAAACGGTATGGTGGTCAATCCAAAATCGTTGGTGAAAGAATTGAATTACTTGCATGAAGAGGGTGTGACGACAGATAATCTTCGGATTTCAGACCGTGCACATGTGATTTTACCATACCACATTAAACTCGACCAGTTGCAAGAAGAAGCTAAAGGCGACAATAAAATCGGCACAACCATTAAAGGAATCGGCCCTGCTTACATGGACAAGGCTGCGCGTGTGGGAATCCGTATTGCAGACCTCTTGGATCGCGAGATTTTCAGAGAGCGCTTGGAACGTAACTTGGCAGAAAAAAATCGCTTGTTTGAGAAACTGTACGATAGCACAGCGATTGCTTTTGATGAAATCTTTGAAGAATACTACGAATACGGTCAGCAAATTAAGAAATATGTGACAGACACTTCTGTTATTTTGAACGATGCCTTGGATCAAGGCAAACGGGTTCTCTTTGAGGGAGCGCAAGGGGTTATGCTTGATATCGACCAAGGAACTTACCCATTTGTAACCTCATCAAACCCCGTTGCAGGTGGTGTGACCATCGGATCTGGAGTTGGACCAAGCAAGATTGACAAGGTGGTTGGGGTATGTAAAGCCTACACAAGTCGTGTCGGAGACGGACCATTCCCAACAGAACTTTTTGACGAAATTGGAGAGCGCATCCGCGAAGTTGGTCATGAATATGGAACAACGACAGGTCGTCCACGCCGTGTTGGCTGGTTTGATTCTGTGGTTATGCGTCATAGCCGTCGCGTATCAGGCATTACCAACCTATCTTTGAACTCGATTGACGTTCTTTCAGGCCTTGAAACCGTGAAAATCTGTGTGGCTTATGATCTAGATGGCAAACGCATTGACCACTACCCAGCAAGCCTTGAAGAACTCAAACGCTGCAAACCAATCTACGAAGAATTACCAGGCTGGTCTGAAGACATCACAGGCGTCCGTAGCCTTGAAGACCTCCCAGAGAATGCACGCAACTACGTCCGTCGCATTAGCGAACTCGTCGGCGTCCGCATCTCAACCTTCTCAGTCGGCCCAGGCCGCGAACAAACCAATATACTGGAAAGTGTATGGGGTTAA
- a CDS encoding MFS transporter codes for MSDKSVSKKTGILMFYTLLIAYITFAASWVGGSNLGAQIVATYFGDKGVDPTISEMVNYTITVARVIANFLAAAVLVRFGIKRAAQIAIGLLCFALVAVWMPNYWLYIIARMIMALGGSMIMVFMNPIVVRFVAQENKIFYSSLITASYNIGAFVIAIAFVFWSDALRADWRITLSGVALVAIATFIVWLFKAKDFETAGNAQNAPAQAYSYGMAIKDSFVWRFAVGFSAFLILYVMSLNSIPGQLAKEFPDFFVSGYMICAISGGGIMGTLVRLKRPVNRERKPYLVQLGIAATLAMAAGIASIALLKLAFLGYLFFFVCGFLIFYQYAVYLNIPHELPNMNPQKATLMFGIIWGVTYGLYTILNYIWSWIYGHLGYWPANIFYLLVPVIYLVMIMTLPETYKKK; via the coding sequence ATGTCAGACAAATCTGTTTCAAAAAAAACAGGGATTCTCATGTTTTACACCCTGTTGATTGCTTATATTACTTTTGCCGCCAGCTGGGTCGGTGGTTCTAACCTCGGTGCTCAGATTGTTGCCACTTATTTTGGAGATAAAGGAGTAGATCCAACCATTTCTGAAATGGTTAACTACACTATTACGGTGGCACGGGTCATCGCAAACTTCTTAGCAGCCGCTGTGCTAGTCAGATTTGGCATCAAGCGTGCAGCTCAAATCGCTATCGGACTACTCTGCTTTGCTCTTGTTGCAGTCTGGATGCCTAACTACTGGCTCTATATCATCGCTCGAATGATTATGGCGCTGGGCGGTTCTATGATTATGGTATTCATGAACCCAATCGTTGTACGCTTTGTCGCTCAAGAAAACAAGATTTTTTATTCATCTTTGATTACCGCAAGCTATAATATCGGTGCCTTTGTCATTGCCATCGCCTTCGTCTTTTGGTCAGATGCTCTTCGAGCGGACTGGCGCATCACACTCAGCGGTGTAGCACTTGTCGCTATTGCGACCTTTATCGTATGGCTGTTTAAAGCAAAAGACTTTGAAACAGCTGGAAATGCTCAAAATGCACCTGCTCAAGCCTATTCCTATGGTATGGCAATCAAAGATTCCTTTGTTTGGCGTTTTGCCGTTGGTTTCAGTGCCTTCCTCATTCTTTATGTAATGTCACTCAATAGTATTCCTGGACAGCTCGCCAAGGAATTCCCAGACTTTTTCGTCTCAGGATATATGATTTGTGCCATTTCAGGTGGTGGAATCATGGGAACCTTAGTCCGCTTGAAACGCCCTGTCAATCGTGAACGTAAACCGTATTTAGTCCAATTAGGAATTGCAGCAACTCTTGCAATGGCAGCTGGAATTGCAAGCATTGCTCTGTTGAAACTTGCCTTTCTTGGTTACCTTTTCTTTTTTGTCTGCGGATTCCTCATTTTTTACCAATACGCAGTCTACCTCAATATCCCACATGAATTGCCAAATATGAATCCACAAAAAGCAACCCTCATGTTTGGAATTATCTGGGGAGTGACTTATGGACTCTACACTATCTTGAACTATATCTGGAGCTGGATTTACGGACACCTCGGCTACTGGCCAGCTAATATCTTCTACCTACTTGTGCCCGTGATTTACCTCGTCATGATTATGACCCTGCCAGAAACGTATAAGAAGAAATAA
- the tadA gene encoding tRNA adenosine(34) deaminase TadA gives MEYTREEKENFMKEALKEARIALEHEEIPIGCVIVKDGEIIGRGHNAREELQRAVMHAEIMAIEEANKEQSSWRLLDTTLFVTIEPCVMCSGAIGLARIPQVIYGASNQKFGAAGSLYDILTDERLNHRVRVESGVLEEECAQIMQEFFRNRRKK, from the coding sequence ATGGAGTATACAAGAGAAGAAAAAGAAAACTTTATGAAAGAAGCCTTGAAAGAGGCGAGGATTGCCTTAGAGCATGAGGAGATCCCCATTGGCTGTGTGATTGTCAAGGATGGAGAGATTATCGGGCGCGGGCACAATGCACGAGAGGAGTTGCAACGCGCGGTTATGCATGCGGAGATTATGGCGATTGAAGAGGCAAATAAAGAGCAATCTAGCTGGCGATTGCTTGATACGACTTTGTTTGTCACGATTGAACCGTGTGTTATGTGTAGTGGGGCAATCGGTCTTGCACGCATACCACAGGTAATCTATGGAGCCTCCAATCAAAAATTTGGAGCTGCAGGGAGTCTCTATGATATTCTGACAGATGAGCGTTTGAATCACCGTGTTAGGGTCGAAAGTGGTGTTTTAGAAGAGGAATGTGCCCAGATCATGCAGGAATTTTTCAGAAATCGACGGAAAAAATAA
- a CDS encoding helix-turn-helix transcriptional regulator encodes METRIQELRKSQKLNQADLADALGVTRQTIISLEKGRYNASLELAHKIARFFNLTIEEVFIFDE; translated from the coding sequence ATGGAAACACGGATACAAGAGTTACGCAAGAGCCAAAAGCTCAATCAAGCTGATTTGGCAGACGCTTTGGGAGTGACCCGCCAGACAATCATCTCTCTAGAAAAAGGGCGCTACAATGCTTCGCTTGAATTAGCGCATAAAATCGCTCGATTTTTTAATCTAACGATTGAAGAAGTCTTTATATTTGACGAATAG
- the def gene encoding peptide deformylase codes for MSVIKELTKASHLIDMNDIIREGHPTLRKVAEEVSFPLSDEEVILGEKMLQFLKHSQDPVMAEKMGLRGGVGLAAPQIDISKRIIAVLVPNVPDEESNPPENAYDLEAIMYNPKIVSHSVQDAALADGEGCLSVDREVPGYVVRHARVTVEYCDKHGEKHRLKLKGYNSIVVQHEIDHINGIMFYDRINQNKPFEIKEGMLVIE; via the coding sequence ATGTCTGTCATTAAAGAATTAACCAAAGCAAGCCACTTAATTGATATGAACGATATTATCCGAGAAGGACACCCCACTCTACGCAAGGTTGCTGAAGAAGTCAGCTTCCCACTGAGCGATGAGGAAGTCATCCTTGGCGAGAAAATGCTGCAATTTCTCAAACATTCCCAAGACCCTGTCATGGCAGAGAAAATGGGACTTCGAGGAGGTGTCGGCTTAGCTGCTCCGCAGATCGACATTTCAAAACGCATCATTGCTGTCCTTGTGCCAAATGTCCCTGATGAAGAGAGCAATCCTCCAGAAAACGCCTATGATTTAGAAGCCATCATGTACAATCCTAAAATCGTCTCTCACTCTGTCCAAGATGCTGCTCTGGCAGATGGAGAAGGCTGTTTATCTGTTGATCGCGAAGTGCCTGGCTATGTCGTCCGTCATGCACGCGTCACCGTAGAATACTGTGATAAGCATGGCGAAAAACATCGCCTCAAACTCAAAGGGTATAACTCCATTGTCGTACAACACGAGATTGATCACATCAATGGCATCATGTTCTATGACCGCATCAACCAAAACAAACCTTTTGAAATCAAAGAAGGCATGTTGGTGATTGAGTAA
- a CDS encoding pseudouridine synthase: protein MRLDKFLVECGIGSRTEIKKILKRGEVMVNQVVEKSAKVHIDEQKDEICYQGQVLQYEKFVYYLLNKPKGVISATEDANHRTVLDLLDDTARHKEVFPVGRLDIDTHGLLLLTNNGALAHEMLSPKKHVDKVYQAEIAGVMTDEDVIRFSEGIVLKDFTCQPADLKILETDEINQTSYVEIRISEGKFHQIKRMVAACGKEVIDLKRLSMGPLSLDEGLALGGYRRLSSQEMERLAVFSVEL from the coding sequence ATGCGCTTAGATAAATTTTTAGTAGAGTGTGGAATTGGCTCGCGGACAGAGATTAAAAAAATCCTCAAAAGAGGAGAGGTAATGGTGAATCAAGTTGTGGAAAAATCTGCTAAAGTCCACATTGATGAGCAAAAAGACGAGATTTGCTACCAAGGGCAGGTTTTACAGTATGAAAAATTTGTTTATTATTTGTTAAATAAGCCTAAGGGTGTGATTTCTGCGACAGAGGATGCCAACCATCGTACGGTTTTGGATTTGCTGGATGATACGGCAAGACACAAAGAGGTTTTTCCTGTGGGGCGGCTGGATATTGATACGCATGGATTGTTGCTCTTGACCAATAATGGAGCGCTTGCCCATGAGATGTTATCGCCTAAAAAGCATGTGGATAAGGTCTATCAGGCTGAGATAGCAGGTGTTATGACGGACGAAGATGTGATTCGCTTTTCGGAAGGAATCGTACTGAAAGACTTTACTTGCCAACCAGCTGACTTGAAAATCTTAGAAACGGATGAAATCAATCAGACTTCGTACGTAGAAATCCGTATCTCAGAAGGGAAATTTCACCAGATTAAGCGCATGGTAGCTGCTTGTGGCAAAGAAGTAATAGACTTAAAACGTCTGAGTATGGGACCTCTGAGCTTGGATGAAGGTCTTGCCTTGGGTGGATATCGTCGCTTGAGCTCGCAGGAAATGGAGCGATTAGCTGTATTTAGCGTAGAATTATAA